A region from the Malus domestica chromosome 07, GDT2T_hap1 genome encodes:
- the LOC103439167 gene encoding 3-methyl-2-oxobutanoate hydroxymethyltransferase 1, mitochondrial codes for MALLAAAVKRATSMSRAFSPILRCMSNVPENTVYGGPKPQNPDQRVTVTHLKQKHKKGEPITMVTAYDYPSAVHLDSAGIDICLVGDSAAMVVHGYDTTLPITLDEMLVHCRAVARGAKRPLLVGDLPFGFYESSSNQAVDTAVRVLKEGGMDAIKLEGGAPSRITAAKSIVEAGIAVMGHVGLTPQAISVLGGFRPQGRNVASAVKVVETALALQEAGCFSVVLECVPPPVAAAATSALQIPTIGIGAGPFCSGQVLVYHDLLGMMQHPHHAKVTPKFCKQFAHVGEVINKALVEYKEEVTSGTFPGAAHSPYKISAADVDGFSSELQKLGFDKAASAATEAAEKINRGE; via the exons ATGGCACTGTTAGCAGCCGCCGTCAAGCGAGCCACATCGATGTCGCGAGCCTTCTCTCCAATCCTCCGTTGCATGAGCAACGTGCCGGAAAACACCGTATACGGTGGGCCAAAGCCCCAAAACCCGGACCAGAGAGTCACGGTGACCCACTTGAAGCAGAAGCACAAGAAGGGCGAGCCGATCACCATGGTCACCGCCTACGATTACCCTTCTGCGGTGCACTTGGATTCCGCCGGCATAGACATTTGCTTGGTCGGCGATTCGGCGGCGATGGTGGTTCATGGCTACGACACCACTCTGCCCATCACGCTTGACGAAATGCTTGTTCACTGCCGAGCTGTGGCGCGTGGCGCAAAGCGGCCGCttttggttggggacttgccGTTTGGGTTCTATGAGTCTAGCTCCAATCAG GCTGTCGATACGGCGGTGAGGGTTTTAAAGGAGGGAGGAATGGATGCGATTAAATTGGAAGGAGGGGCACCTTCGAGGATTACTGCGGCAAAATCTATCGTTGAAGCTGGAATTGCTGTGATGGGGCATGTGGGACTTACTCCTCAGGCCATTAGTGTTCTTGGGGGTTTTAGGCCCCAGGGAAGGAATGTTGCTAGTGCTGTAAAG GTTGTGGAGACAGCACTGGCTCTGCAAGAAGCTGGGTGCTTCTCTGTTGTTTTAGAATGCGTACCTCCGCCGGTCGCTGCTGCTGCAACATCTGCTCTTCAGATTCCTACCATTGGCATTGGCGCAGGGCCTTTCTGCAGTGGGCAG GTGCTAGTTTACCATGATCTTCTTGGAATGATGCAACATCCGCATCATGCCAAG GTTACCCCGAAATTCTGCAAGCAGTTTGCACATGTTGGAGAAGTCATCAACAAAGCTCTAGTAGAATACAAGGAAGAAGTGACTAGTGGTACGTTTCCTGGTGCTGCACACAGCCCATATAAAATCAGTGCTGCTGATGTTGATGGCTTTTCAAGTGAGTTACAGAAGTTAGGTTTCGACAAGGCAGCATCTGCAGCAACTGAAGCAGCTGAGAAGATCAATAGAGGCGAATAA